In a genomic window of Platichthys flesus chromosome 24, fPlaFle2.1, whole genome shotgun sequence:
- the cnga1b gene encoding cGMP-gated cation channel alpha-1: protein MAKVAPSAPSPTSRLTPPINHLQDMEEEPGGVRENNRAAQGAGPGVLFNVNNSNNNEEEDEKKKRKKTKKERKEKKEKERTEKKERKEKKRKDKEEKEKEKEKEIEKEKEKEKEKKAKEEAPKEISVIDPASNTYYYWLFVITIPVMYNWTLIIARACFEELQTDYLYFWFFLDFIADLTYFADMIFRTRTGYLEQGLLVKEEQKLRDRYKNSFQFRLDLVSMIPTDVLFAVFGLAYPEIRLNKLLRFNRMLEFFQRTETRTNYPNALRISNLVMYIVIIIHWNACLYYSFSKAIGFGADRFVYPDPKDPEFGRLVRKYAYSMYWSTLTLTTIGETPPPVENSEYFFVVTDFLVGVLIFATIVGNVGSMITNMNAARANFQSRIDAIKQYMSFRKVTKDLEKRVIKWFDFLWTNKKAVDEREVLKYLPDKLRAEIAINVHLDTLKKVRIFADCEAGLLVELVLKLQPQVYSPGDYICKKGDIGREMYIIKEGKLAVVADDGIKQFVVLSDGSYFGEISILAIKGSKAGNRRTANIKSIGYSDLFCLSKDDLMEALKEYPDAKALLEEKGRQILMKDGLLDLEVAAQGPDPKEIEEKVERMTSTLDILQTRYARLLADHEATHSKLKHRVTRLERKLPPP, encoded by the exons ATGGCTAAAGTAGCTCCATCAGCCCCGTCCCCCACTTCTAGGTTAACCCCGCCCATTAACCATCTAcaagacatggaggaggagcccGGTGGCGTCAGGGAGAACAACAG aGCTGCTCAAGGAGCCGGACCAGGAGTTCTATTCAAcgtcaacaacagcaacaacaatgaAGAGGA agacgagaagaagaaaaggaagaaaacaaagaaagagaggaaggagaagaagga GAAGGAGAGGacggagaagaaagagaggaaggagaagaaaaggaaagacaaggaggagaaggaaaaagagaaagagaaagagatagagaaagagaaagagaaggaaaaggagaagaaggccAAAGAGGAGGC tcCCAAAGAGATCTCAGTGATTGACCCGGCGAGTAACACCTACTACTACTGGCTGTTTGTCATCACCATCCCTGTCATGTACAACTGGACCCTGATCATAGCCAG gGCGTGTTttgaggagctgcagacagactaCTTGTACTTCTGGTTCTTCCTGGACTTCATCGCTGACCTCACCTACTTCGCAGACATGATCTTCAGAACCAGAACCG GTTACCTGGAGCAGGGTCTACTGGTGAAGGAAGAGCAGAAGCTCCGTGATCGCTACAAGAACAGTTTCCAGTTCAGACTGGACCTGGTCTCCATGATTCCCACCGATGTTCTGTTCGCCGTCTTTGGCCTCGCCTACCCCGAGATCCGCCTTAATAAACTCTTGAGGTTCAACAG GATGCTGGAGTTCTTCCAGAGGACAGAGACCAGGACCAACTACCCCAATGCGCTTCGAATATCCAACCTTGTCATGtacatcgtcatcatcatccacTGGAATGCCTGCCTATACTACTCCTTCTCCAAGGCCATCG GTTTCGGTGCTGACAGGTTCGTTTATCCCGACCCAAAAGATCCTGAGTTCGGTCGTCTGGTGAGGAAATACGCCTACAGTATGTACTGGTCCACGCTGACGCTCACCACCATTGGAGAAACGCCGCCCCCAGTGGAGAACTCAGAGTACTTCTTTGTCGTTACTGACTTCCTG GTGGGTGTGTTGATTTTTGCCACCATTGTCGGTAACGTCGGCTCGATGATCACCAACATGAACGCGGCCAGAGCCAATTTTCAGTCTCGCATTGACGCAATAAAACAGTACATGAGCTTCCGAAAG GTAACGAAGGACCTGGAGAAGCGAGTGATCAAGTGGTTTGACTTCCTGTGGACCAACAAGAAGGCAGTGGATGAAAGGGAGGTGCTGAAGTACCTGCCTGACAAGCTGAGAGCAGAGATCGCCATCAACGTCCACCTGGACACCCTGAAGAAG GTTCGTATCTTTGCGGACTGCGAGGCCGGCCTGTTGGTGGAGCTGGTGCTGAAGCTGCAGCCTCAGGTCTACAGTCCAGGAGATTACATCTGTAAGAAGGGCGACATCGGCCGAGAGATGTACATCATCAAGGAGGGAAAACTCGCTGTTGTGGCCGACGACGGAATCAAACAGTTTGTCGTTCTGAGTGATGGAAGCTACTTTGGCGAGATCAGCATCCTGGCTATCAAAG GAAGTAAGGCAGGAAACAGGAGGACAGCAAACATCAAGAGCATCGGTTACTCCGACCTCTTCTGTCTTTCCAAAGACGACCTGATGGAGGCACTGAAGGAGTATCCGGATGCCAAggctctgctggaggagaaaggaAGGCAGATTCTGATGAAGGACGGACTGTTGGACTTGGAG GTGGCGGCGCAGGGCCCTGACCCCAAAGAGAttgaggagaaggtggagaggaTGACGAGCACGCTGGACATCCTGCAGACGCGTTATGCCCGACTGCTTGCAGACCATGAAGCTACTCACAGCAAACTCAAACACAGAGTCACCCGGCTGGAGAGGAAGCTGCCGCCGCCATGA